The following coding sequences lie in one Micropterus dolomieu isolate WLL.071019.BEF.003 ecotype Adirondacks linkage group LG15, ASM2129224v1, whole genome shotgun sequence genomic window:
- the agpat4 gene encoding 1-acyl-sn-glycerol-3-phosphate acyltransferase delta, translating to MGLLQLLKSQFLSHLIICYVFLASGLIINLLQLCTLPLWLVSKQLARRINIRLGYCITSQMVAALEWWSGTECTLYTDPKSYPLYGNENAIVVLNHSFEIDFLCGWTFCERFGVLGSSKVLAKKELSYVPVIGWMWYFLEIVFCKRKWEEDRRTVAQSLQNLWDYPENYWFLLYCEGTRFTPKKHQVSMQVADSKGLPKLKYHLLPRTKGFWVTVQNLRGTVAAVYDSTLNFRNNEMPTLLGILNGKKYHADLYVRRIPLELIPEDEAECAAWLHKLYQEKDSFQELYTQTGHFPGPIVSPPRRPWALINWLFWACLALYPLGLLLAQLIISGSMVTILVSVTLCTAASLAVRWMIGQTEIDRGSSYGNKEVPLNNN from the exons ATGGGCCTCCTGCAGCTCCTGAAATCCCAGTTTTTGAGTCATCTGATCATCTGCTATGTGTTCCTGGCCAGTGGCCTCATTATCAACCTGTTGCAGCTCTGTACTTTACCTCTGTGGCTGGTCAGTAAGCAGCTGGCCCGCAGGATCAACATCAGACTGGGCTACTGCATAACTAGCC AGATGGTAGCTGCCCTGGAGTGGTGGTCTGGGACAGAATGTACACTCTACACAGACCCAAAGAGTTATCCGTTGTATGGAAATGAGAATGCAATTGTGGTTCTCAACCACAGTTTTGAGATAGACTTCCTGTGTGGCTGGACCTTCTGTGAGAGATTCGGAGTTCTTGGG AGCTCCAAAGTATTGGCCAAAAAAGAGTTGAGTTATGTACCTGTTATTGGCTGGATGTGGTACTTTTTGGAGATAGTCTTCTGCAAGAGGAAGTGGGAGGAGGACCGAAGGACAGTTGCTCAGAGTCTTCAGAACCTGTGGGATTACCCAGAAAACTACTGG TTCTTGCTTTACTGTGAAGGGACACGCTTCACACCAAAGAAGCACCAGGTCAGCATGCAGGTGGCTGACAGCAAAGGTTTACCCAAACTGAAGTATCATCTTCTGCCCAGGACCAAAGGATTCTGGGTAACTGTCCAAAACCTCAGAGGAACTG TTGCAGCTGTGTATGATTCCACACTGAACTTCAGAAACAACGAAATGCCAACCTTGCTTGGAATCCTTAATGGGAAGAAATATCACGCAGACCTATATGTGAG GAGAATCCCTCTAGAGTTGATCCCAGAAGATGAAGCAGAGTGTGCTGCATGGCTTCACAAACTCTACCAGGAAAAG GATAGCTTTCAGGAGCTGTACACACAGACAGGGCATTTCCCTGGCCCCATTGTGAGTCCTCCACGCCGACCCTGGGCTTTGATCAACTGGCTGTTCTGGGCCTGCTTGGCCCTCTACCCACTGGGCCTGCTTCTTGCTCAGCTGATCATTTCTGGATCGATGGTGACCATCTTAGTGTCTGTGACTCTGTGCACTGCAG CTTCACTGGCAGTTCGCTGGATGATTGGACAGACGGAAATTGACAGAGGCTCAAGCTATGGGAATAAGGAGGTTCCTCTAAACAACAACTAA